The genomic interval CTGCTGTTCGTGGTGGGCGACATCCTGGGCACCGGCGTCTACGCCCTCACCGGCCGGGTCGCCAACGAGGTCGGCGGCGCCGTGTGGCTGCCGTTCCTCATCGCTTTCCTGGTGGCGTTGCTGACCGCGTTCAGCTATCTCGAACTGGTCACCAAATATCCGCGGGCGGCCGGCGCCGCGCTCTACACGCACAAGGCGTTCGGCATCCATTTCCTGACGTTCATCGTCGCGTTCGCCGTCATGTGTTCCGGTCTGACATCCGCGTCCAGCGCGTCGAAGGCGTTCGCGTCCAACTTCGTCGAGGCGTTCGACCTGTCGCCGGCCGACGGGTTCGCGCTGACCGCCATCGCGCTCGGGTTCATGCTGCTGGTCGGGCTGATCAACTTCCGTGGCGTGGGCGAGAGCGTGAAACTCAACGTGCTGCTGACCTGCGTCGAGCTGACCGGCCTGCTGATCGTCATCTGCATCGGGGCGTGGGCGCTGGGCGGCGGCAACGGCGACCTGTCGCGGCTCACCGACTTCCATTCCGCCGAGGGCGACTCCGCGTTCTTCTCGGTCACCGCGGCCACGGCGCTGGCGTTCTTCGCCATGGTCGGCTTCGAGGACTCGGTCAACATGGCCGAGGAGACCAAGGATCCCGTACGCATCTTCCCCAAGGTCATGCTCACCGGGCTCTGCATCACCGGCGTCATCTACGTGCTGGTCTCGATCTCGTCGGTCGCGCTGGTGCCGCCGGCCGAGCTCGGTGAGGGCGACGCGCCCCTGCTCAAGGTCGTCGAGGCCGGCGCGTCCGCGTTCCCCCTCTGGATCTTCGCCTTCATCACCATGTTCGCCGTCGCCAACTCCGCCCTGATCAACATGCTGATGGCCAGCCGCCTGCTCTACGGCATGGCCAACGAGCGCGTGCTCCCCCGGGTCCTCGGAAAGGTCCACCCCACCCGCCGTACGCCGTGGGTCGGCATCCTGTTCACCACGGCGATCGCCTTCGGCCTGATTTGGTTCGCCGACCTGACCGCGCTCGGCGGCACCACGTCGCTGCTGCTGCTGTGCGTCTTCACCGTGGTCAACATCGCCGTGCTGGTGCTGCGCCGCGACCGGGTCGACCACAACCACTTCAAGGCGCCCACGGCCATCCCCGTGATCGGCGCGGTCGCCTGCGCGTACCTGGCCAGCCCGCTCTCGGGGCGGGCCGCCGCCGATTACCGCATCGCCGGGATCCTCGTCGTCATCGGCGTGGTGCTGTGGTTGATCACGTTCCTCTACAACCGGTACGTGCTGCACGAGGACGCCGACCTCGACCCGACCAACCTGCGCGACTGACCGGCCGTGCGCATCACGATCCTGGCCCCGGACAGCCGGGGCAGTGGGCAGCCGGGGCTGCGGGCAGCCGGGGCTGCGGGCAGCCGGGGCTGCGGAGGACGGCGCGGCTGGAGTCATGCCCGCATTGAAGCAGCTTGCGTGACGACACGCCGGAAGCCCTGTGGATAACGCCGGACTGTGGACAACCCGCGCCGGCGCCGCGCCGAGGTGTAGTTTCTGGCCGGCCCCCGGGTGGGTGGGGTAGGGGAGAACAACGGTCGAAGGGCCGCGCCCGAGATGCGGACGCGGCCCTTCGGCAGGGGTGAGAGGGGGCTCAGCCCTTGACGCTGCCGGCCAGCAGACCGCGTACGAAGTAGCGCTGGAGCAGCAGGAACACCGTGACCGGCACCAGGATGGAGACGAAGGCGCCCGCCGACAGCAGGTGCCAGGCGGTGCCGCGGGTGCCGCTCAGGTTGGCCAGCTGCAGGGTGATCGGGGCCACCTCGTTGCCGCCGCCGGCGAAGACCAGCGCGACCAGCAGGTCGTTCCAGACCCACAGGAACTGGAAGATGCCGAACGCCGCCAGCGCGGGGGTGAGCAGCGGCAGCATCACCTTGAAGAAGATCGAGACGTGGCCGGCGCCGTCGACGCGGGCGGCCTCGATCAGGCCGGAGGGGATCTCCCGCATGAAGTTGTGCAGCAGGTAGATCGCCAGCGGCAGGGCGAACGTCGCGTGCGACAGCCACAACGTCCAGAACGTGCCCGTGATGTCGATGCTCACGAAGATCTTGAGCAGGGGGATCAGCGTGACCTGCAGCGGGACGATCTGCAGGGCGAAGATCATCAGGAACAGGACGTTGCGCCCGGGGAACTTGATCCAGGCGAACGCGTACGCGGACAGGGCCGCGAGCGACATCGGGATCAGCACCGACGGGATACAGATGATCAGCGAGTTGACGAAGAACGCGGCCAGGTTGACGCCGCCCTCCTCGCCGAAGACCTTGCTGTAGTTCTCGAGCGTGACGGTCGGGTCGCTGAAGAACGTCCACCAGCCGGTCGTCTTGATGGCCCGTTCCGGGCGGAACGAGGACACCAGCAGGCCGAAGGTCGGCAGCGTCCACAGCACCGCGATCACGATGGCGGCGATCGAGGCCCACGGTGAGCTCAGCCGCTTCTTGGCGATCGAGGCGGGGCTCGGCTTGTCCGCCACCAGGGGCGGCGTGGTCGTCAGCGGAGTGCTGGTGCTCATGATGCCTCCGAACGACGCAGCGAGCGGATGTTGTAGATGACGATCGGGATGACCAGGACGAACAGCAGCACCGCGAGCGCGGCGCCCAGGCCCTGGTTGTCGGCGTTGAACGTCTGCCGGTAGAACTCGTTGGCCACGACGCTGGTCTCGAAGTTGCCGCCCGTCATGGTGCGGACGATGTCGAAGACCTTCAGGGTGCCGATGCCGATCGTGGTCAGCACCACCACGACGGTGGGCTGCACGCTCGGCAGCGTGATCTTGCGGAACATGCTCCACGCGTTCACGCCGTCGAGGCGGGCGGCCTCGATGATGTCGTCCGGAATGGCCTTGATCGCGGCCGACAGGATGGTCATCGCGAAGCCGGCCTGGATCCAGATCATCACGATGATGAGCAGGAACGTGTTGAGCGGCGTCTCGATGAGCAGCTGGACCGGTTTGCCGCCGAGCCAGACGATCAGCTGGTTGACCAGGCCGATCTGCTTCACGTTGCCCTGGTCGGGGCGGTACTCGTAGACGAACTTCCAGATCACGCCGGCGGCCACGAACGAGATCGACATCGGCAGGAAGATCAGCGCCTTGGCGAACGACTCGAACCGCGACTTGTCGACCAGGATGGCGTAGACCAGGCCGATCGCGGTGGCCACGAACGGCGTGACAACGACCCAGAACACCGTGTTCCGCAGCACGGTCAACTGGTCTTTGTCGGTGAAGATGGTGCCGTAGTTGTCGAAGCCGATGAAGGCGGTGCCCGCGGCGTCGAAGAACGACTGGTAGATGGTGCGGAGGCCCGGATAGACGAGACCGACCGCGAGCATGAGCACGGCCGGCAACAGGTAGAGGTAAGCGACGACCTTGTCGCCGCGCTTACCGCCGAAACGACCGGCGATGAAGAGAATGACGCCCATGACCGCGGCGAACAGCAGCAGGGCCGCGAGCATCTGCAGGATTTTTTCGGGGGTGGTGGAGGCGGTGTTGAACACGCGACCCGGACCTCCTTGTGCGCTGGAGTGGAGAGAGGTTCGGGGCCGGTCGGGAAAGATCCCGACCGGCCCCGGCAGTGCTATGTGATTACTTGGGCCAAGCCTTCTCGATGTTGTCCACCGTGGTCTTGGTGTCCTGACCGGTGATCCACGCGGTCGACTGCTTCCAGAACGCGTCCGAACCCACGGCGGCCGGCATCATGTCGGAGCCGTCGAAGCGGAACGTGGCGTTCGGGTCGAGCAGGATGCCGCCGGCCAGCTTGTCGATCGGGTTCGTCAGGTTGGCCTGGTCGAGACCCTTGTTGGCGGTGACCCAGCCCGACGAGAGCTTGGCCTTGGTGTTGGCCCACACGTCCGAGGAGAGGTACGTCTGGAACGCCTTGACCTCGGGGCGGTCGGCGAAGGCCACCACGAACTCGCCGGCGCCGAGAACCGGCTTGCTGCTGGCGTCCTTGCCGGGCAGGTAGAACGCGAAGACGTCGCCGTCCTCGGCCACCTTGGTGCCCTTCTCGAAGTTGGCCGCGTAGAAGCTGGCCTGCCGGTGCAGCGAGCACTGGCCCTCGAGGATCTTCAGACCGGCGTCCTGGAACGTGGTGGTCGCGATGCTCTTGACGTCGCCGAGACCGCCGTTGACGTACTTGTCGTTCTTCAGGTAGCCGCCGACCGCGTCGAACGCCGTCGCGATCTCGGGCGAGTTGAACGGGATCTCGTGGTTGACCCACTTGTCGTAGGTCTCGGGCGAGCTGGTGCGCAGGACGAAGTCCTCGACCCAGTCGGTGACCGGCCAGCCGGTGGCGTCACCACTGGCGATACCGGCGCACCAGGGCTTGCCGCCCTCGCCCGCGATCTTGTCGCTGAGCGCCTTGAGCTCGTCGAGCGTCGTCGGGACGGTGTAGCCCTTGTCCTTGAACTCGCTGGGGGAGTACCACACCAGCGACTTCACGCTCGCGCCGAGCGGGGCGCCGTAGAACTTGCCGTCGATCGTGGTGTAGGCCTTCCAGGCCTTGTCCCAGAACTTGTCGACGTTGGCCGAGACCTCTTCCGGCGCGGCCACGGCCTTGCCGGTCGAGACCAGCTGCTTGACCAGACCCGGCTGGGGCACGATCGCGAGGTCCGGCGGGTTGCCGGCGCGGGCGCGCACGAGCAC from Paractinoplanes brasiliensis carries:
- a CDS encoding ABC transporter substrate-binding protein; translation: MFGQPTSPRFRAALAGTLSAGLVFGLAACGGDDSDSGSGTDASAAAIDCAPYTKFGDIKGKTVTIYTGIVTPEDTPHIESYKPFEQCTGATIKYEGDKSFETQVLVRARAGNPPDLAIVPQPGLVKQLVSTGKAVAAPEEVSANVDKFWDKAWKAYTTIDGKFYGAPLGASVKSLVWYSPSEFKDKGYTVPTTLDELKALSDKIAGEGGKPWCAGIASGDATGWPVTDWVEDFVLRTSSPETYDKWVNHEIPFNSPEIATAFDAVGGYLKNDKYVNGGLGDVKSIATTTFQDAGLKILEGQCSLHRQASFYAANFEKGTKVAEDGDVFAFYLPGKDASSKPVLGAGEFVVAFADRPEVKAFQTYLSSDVWANTKAKLSSGWVTANKGLDQANLTNPIDKLAGGILLDPNATFRFDGSDMMPAAVGSDAFWKQSTAWITGQDTKTTVDNIEKAWPK
- a CDS encoding carbohydrate ABC transporter permease translates to MSTSTPLTTTPPLVADKPSPASIAKKRLSSPWASIAAIVIAVLWTLPTFGLLVSSFRPERAIKTTGWWTFFSDPTVTLENYSKVFGEEGGVNLAAFFVNSLIICIPSVLIPMSLAALSAYAFAWIKFPGRNVLFLMIFALQIVPLQVTLIPLLKIFVSIDITGTFWTLWLSHATFALPLAIYLLHNFMREIPSGLIEAARVDGAGHVSIFFKVMLPLLTPALAAFGIFQFLWVWNDLLVALVFAGGGNEVAPITLQLANLSGTRGTAWHLLSAGAFVSILVPVTVFLLLQRYFVRGLLAGSVKG
- a CDS encoding carbohydrate ABC transporter permease, which encodes MLAALLLFAAVMGVILFIAGRFGGKRGDKVVAYLYLLPAVLMLAVGLVYPGLRTIYQSFFDAAGTAFIGFDNYGTIFTDKDQLTVLRNTVFWVVVTPFVATAIGLVYAILVDKSRFESFAKALIFLPMSISFVAAGVIWKFVYEYRPDQGNVKQIGLVNQLIVWLGGKPVQLLIETPLNTFLLIIVMIWIQAGFAMTILSAAIKAIPDDIIEAARLDGVNAWSMFRKITLPSVQPTVVVVLTTIGIGTLKVFDIVRTMTGGNFETSVVANEFYRQTFNADNQGLGAALAVLLFVLVIPIVIYNIRSLRRSEAS
- a CDS encoding APC family permease, giving the protein MADDAVKQTRREPELKRVMGPGLLLLFVVGDILGTGVYALTGRVANEVGGAVWLPFLIAFLVALLTAFSYLELVTKYPRAAGAALYTHKAFGIHFLTFIVAFAVMCSGLTSASSASKAFASNFVEAFDLSPADGFALTAIALGFMLLVGLINFRGVGESVKLNVLLTCVELTGLLIVICIGAWALGGGNGDLSRLTDFHSAEGDSAFFSVTAATALAFFAMVGFEDSVNMAEETKDPVRIFPKVMLTGLCITGVIYVLVSISSVALVPPAELGEGDAPLLKVVEAGASAFPLWIFAFITMFAVANSALINMLMASRLLYGMANERVLPRVLGKVHPTRRTPWVGILFTTAIAFGLIWFADLTALGGTTSLLLLCVFTVVNIAVLVLRRDRVDHNHFKAPTAIPVIGAVACAYLASPLSGRAAADYRIAGILVVIGVVLWLITFLYNRYVLHEDADLDPTNLRD